One part of the Fibrobacter sp. genome encodes these proteins:
- a CDS encoding TIGR01440 family protein, which yields MAGITYEIEDKGILEQLRADATRAAEELVEAAHLGKGQIVVIGCSTSETLGQKLGSHSVPEAGKTIFEALQGVFAPRGIFIAAQCCEHLNRAIIIEREAVPNAEIVNVVPQPKAGGSFATACYKAFKNPVAIEHIKADAGLDIGGTLIGMHLKEVAVPLRLSQKNIGQASLAAARTRPKFIGGDRAFYDVRLKDGYPKSC from the coding sequence ATGGCAGGCATAACTTACGAAATCGAAGACAAGGGCATCCTGGAGCAACTCCGCGCGGATGCGACACGCGCAGCGGAAGAACTCGTCGAGGCGGCGCACCTGGGCAAAGGCCAGATTGTCGTAATCGGATGCAGCACGAGCGAAACGCTCGGTCAAAAGCTCGGGAGCCATTCCGTTCCCGAAGCGGGCAAGACCATTTTCGAAGCGCTCCAGGGAGTTTTCGCACCGCGCGGAATCTTTATCGCCGCGCAGTGCTGCGAGCACCTGAACCGTGCCATCATTATCGAACGCGAGGCCGTCCCGAACGCCGAAATCGTGAACGTCGTCCCTCAGCCCAAAGCCGGCGGCTCGTTCGCGACCGCCTGCTACAAGGCATTCAAGAACCCCGTCGCCATCGAGCATATCAAGGCCGACGCTGGCCTCGACATAGGCGGCACCCTTATCGGCATGCACTTAAAAGAAGTCGCCGTACCCCTCCGCCTCTCGCAGAAAAACATCGGGCAGGCCTCACTCGCCGCCGCCCGCACCCGCCCGAAGTTCATCGGCGGTGACCGCGCCTTCTACGACGTGCGCCTGAAAGACGGGTATCCGAAGTCATGCTGA
- a CDS encoding carboxypeptidase regulatory-like domain-containing protein gives MSIKTNNLLTTACLLAVCGMASAYSLSGTVSDEQGKALKGASVSLLKEGKSTTTDDQGKFTIHEDEPDDTLTAIHSFRNSVGYIGINNGILSYSQSSTSPVQLKIFNSLGHQVFKKTLQGSGSYDLSKAVKARGTYFTQVSVGSAKQNFKFSTEGNYSGTFGTQTGSLMKEIQQGEAVRFVAEGFDTLTVPLGTLDTTLDVKLKATAPQFKFGYAIGNDPTPSKGCGTNSTLKKVKSVENGEQFEIRVGSDTRKYFITLPKNYDNNKPHKVLFALHCYGSNGEDFVHHAADYDHPTPYYGQQVLDKNGDYIFVSLDAIGGLWNKGQGDHDFFAQTLTALNENYCIDTSRVFITGFSYGAMFSYSLMQDMQSRVRAAATYAVADYNIWLPEGNNMKNLPIAWMNVHGVNDSRCDYSRAKTSALPRILKRNGKADADENFTDASSEKPEEVRGNTGHVCYDFKNVDERFPVKWCSWPGDHQWTAHDTGNMGIGWNWEQTWVPEEVHKFFEQF, from the coding sequence ATTCCCTGTCGGGTACCGTTTCCGATGAACAAGGCAAAGCCCTCAAGGGAGCCTCGGTAAGCCTCCTCAAGGAAGGCAAATCCACCACGACCGACGACCAGGGCAAATTCACCATTCACGAAGACGAGCCGGATGATACCCTCACGGCAATCCACTCCTTCCGTAATTCCGTCGGTTACATCGGAATCAATAACGGCATTCTTTCGTACTCGCAGAGCAGTACATCTCCAGTACAACTAAAGATTTTCAACTCGCTGGGCCACCAAGTTTTTAAGAAGACCTTGCAAGGCTCTGGTTCTTATGATTTGAGCAAGGCCGTCAAGGCCCGTGGCACTTACTTTACGCAGGTTTCCGTGGGTAGCGCCAAGCAGAATTTCAAGTTCTCTACAGAAGGCAACTACAGCGGTACATTCGGTACGCAGACCGGAAGCCTCATGAAGGAAATCCAGCAGGGCGAAGCCGTCCGCTTCGTCGCCGAAGGCTTCGATACGCTTACCGTACCGCTCGGCACGCTCGATACCACGCTCGACGTGAAGCTCAAGGCAACCGCTCCGCAGTTCAAGTTCGGCTACGCTATTGGCAACGACCCCACCCCCAGCAAGGGATGCGGCACCAACTCCACGCTCAAAAAGGTCAAGAGCGTCGAAAACGGCGAACAGTTCGAGATCAGGGTCGGTAGCGACACGCGCAAATACTTCATCACGCTGCCCAAGAACTACGACAACAACAAGCCGCACAAGGTGCTCTTTGCGCTGCACTGCTACGGTAGTAACGGCGAGGACTTCGTGCACCATGCCGCGGACTACGACCATCCGACTCCTTACTATGGCCAGCAGGTGCTCGACAAGAACGGAGACTATATTTTCGTCTCGCTCGATGCTATCGGAGGCCTCTGGAACAAGGGCCAGGGCGACCACGATTTCTTCGCCCAGACGCTTACCGCTCTGAACGAGAACTATTGCATCGATACAAGCCGCGTGTTCATTACGGGCTTCAGCTACGGCGCCATGTTCAGCTACTCCTTGATGCAGGACATGCAGAGCCGCGTGCGCGCTGCCGCTACCTACGCTGTGGCCGATTACAACATCTGGCTCCCCGAAGGCAACAACATGAAGAACCTGCCCATCGCTTGGATGAACGTACATGGCGTGAATGACAGCCGCTGCGATTACAGCCGCGCCAAGACCAGCGCCCTCCCGAGAATCCTGAAGCGCAACGGCAAGGCCGACGCCGACGAAAACTTTACTGACGCAAGCAGCGAAAAGCCCGAAGAAGTCAGAGGCAATACCGGACACGTCTGCTATGACTTCAAGAACGTTGACGAACGCTTCCCGGTCAAGTGGTGCAGCTGGCCCGGAGACCACCAGTGGACCGCTCACGACACCGGCAACATGGGCATCGGCTGGAACTGGGAACAGACATGGGTTCCTGAAGAAGTCCACAAGTTCTTCGAGCAGTTCTAG